Proteins encoded within one genomic window of Oncorhynchus mykiss isolate Arlee chromosome 27, USDA_OmykA_1.1, whole genome shotgun sequence:
- the LOC110507055 gene encoding latexin isoform X1, giving the protein MPIYTQLAFLRTTQSSLALVFCSQILVWSMGWTLFILLVVLTVVHGNPTMTVRTGSGPTVGFDQHPNSVPLGEDIQTTTEGESEVVEEVMTTGVLNPSHYPARRAATVVQHYLNTRYGSPYRWIFFSTVHSGSSEDVAEMGRKYQLELTVQEMISNVSGQCSAELFFPEGEGQSAPQVQASCEGLHQSNTTAQEEAFYQQHRASNNLVSGNNIPDSYGHVEPSMKPFWQLGGVASSFIMLRESNESTLYNMAQVANFTQLETEKDQLRFNYHVLLHEMISQEIIHWKLLVTWSPEQGVQVLQTELQPKCHHCEAPPNTTN; this is encoded by the exons ATGCCTATTTACACTCAGCTTGCCTTCCTTAGGACTACGCAATCCTCTTTGGCATTAGTTTTCTGTTCTCAGATCTTAGTGTGGAGTATGGGCTGGACGCTGTTTATCCTTCTGGTTGTTCTGACCGTGGTCCACGGGAACCCGACCATGACGGTCAGAACTGGGTCAGGACCAACAGTGGGGTTCGATCAACACCCAAACAGTGTTCCTCTGGGAGAGGACATACAGACCACTACAGAG GGGGAAAGCGAGGTGGTGGAGGAAGTGATGACTACTGGCGTGCTGAACCCGAGTCACTACCCTGCCCGCCGGGCAGCCACGGTGGTCCAACACTACCTGAACACCCGCTACGGCTCACCCTACAGGTGGATCTTTTTCAGCACAGTACACAGCGGCAGCTCAGAG GATGTGGCAGAGATGGGGAGGAAGTATCAACTGGAGCTTACCGTGCAGGAGATGATCAGTAAC GTTTCGGGGCAGTGCTCTGCGGAGCTCTTCTTTCcagagggagaggggcagagtGCTCCCCAGGTCCAGGCCTCCTGTGAGGGACTGCATCAAAGCAACACCACGGCTCAGGAAGAGGCCTTCTACCAGCAACACAGAGCCAGCAATAACCTAGTGTCAGGAAACAATATACCAG ACAGCTACGGTCACGTGGAGCCCAGCATGAAGCCCTTCTGGCAACTGGGGGGCGTGGCCTCCAGTTTCATCATGCTGAGGGAGTCCAATGAGAGCACGCTTTACAACATGGCCCAGGTGGCCAACTTCACACAGCTG GAGACTGAGAAGGACCAGCTGAGGTTCAACTACCATGTCCTGCTGCACGAAATGATTTCCCAG GAGATCATCCACTGGAAGCTGCTAGTCACCTGGTCCCCAGAACAGGGAGTTCAAGTCCTGCAGACTGAGCTGCAGCCAAAGTGCCACCACTGCGAGGCTCCTCCAAACACCACCAACTGA
- the LOC110507055 gene encoding latexin isoform X3 yields the protein MGWTLFILLVVLTVVHGNPTMTVRTGSGPTVGFDQHPNSVPLGEDIQTTTEGESEVVEEVMTTGVLNPSHYPARRAATVVQHYLNTRYGSPYRWIFFSTVHSGSSEDVAEMGRKYQLELTVQEMISNVSGQCSAELFFPEGEGQSAPQVQASCEGLHQSNTTAQEEAFYQQHRASNNLVSGNNIPDSYGHVEPSMKPFWQLGGVASSFIMLRESNESTLYNMAQVANFTQLETEKDQLRFNYHVLLHEMISQEIIHWKLLVTWSPEQGVQVLQTELQPKCHHCEAPPNTTN from the exons ATGGGCTGGACGCTGTTTATCCTTCTGGTTGTTCTGACCGTGGTCCACGGGAACCCGACCATGACGGTCAGAACTGGGTCAGGACCAACAGTGGGGTTCGATCAACACCCAAACAGTGTTCCTCTGGGAGAGGACATACAGACCACTACAGAG GGGGAAAGCGAGGTGGTGGAGGAAGTGATGACTACTGGCGTGCTGAACCCGAGTCACTACCCTGCCCGCCGGGCAGCCACGGTGGTCCAACACTACCTGAACACCCGCTACGGCTCACCCTACAGGTGGATCTTTTTCAGCACAGTACACAGCGGCAGCTCAGAG GATGTGGCAGAGATGGGGAGGAAGTATCAACTGGAGCTTACCGTGCAGGAGATGATCAGTAAC GTTTCGGGGCAGTGCTCTGCGGAGCTCTTCTTTCcagagggagaggggcagagtGCTCCCCAGGTCCAGGCCTCCTGTGAGGGACTGCATCAAAGCAACACCACGGCTCAGGAAGAGGCCTTCTACCAGCAACACAGAGCCAGCAATAACCTAGTGTCAGGAAACAATATACCAG ACAGCTACGGTCACGTGGAGCCCAGCATGAAGCCCTTCTGGCAACTGGGGGGCGTGGCCTCCAGTTTCATCATGCTGAGGGAGTCCAATGAGAGCACGCTTTACAACATGGCCCAGGTGGCCAACTTCACACAGCTG GAGACTGAGAAGGACCAGCTGAGGTTCAACTACCATGTCCTGCTGCACGAAATGATTTCCCAG GAGATCATCCACTGGAAGCTGCTAGTCACCTGGTCCCCAGAACAGGGAGTTCAAGTCCTGCAGACTGAGCTGCAGCCAAAGTGCCACCACTGCGAGGCTCCTCCAAACACCACCAACTGA
- the LOC110507055 gene encoding latexin isoform X2, giving the protein MLGGTRNMWLIVFCSQILVWSMGWTLFILLVVLTVVHGNPTMTVRTGSGPTVGFDQHPNSVPLGEDIQTTTEGESEVVEEVMTTGVLNPSHYPARRAATVVQHYLNTRYGSPYRWIFFSTVHSGSSEDVAEMGRKYQLELTVQEMISNVSGQCSAELFFPEGEGQSAPQVQASCEGLHQSNTTAQEEAFYQQHRASNNLVSGNNIPDSYGHVEPSMKPFWQLGGVASSFIMLRESNESTLYNMAQVANFTQLETEKDQLRFNYHVLLHEMISQEIIHWKLLVTWSPEQGVQVLQTELQPKCHHCEAPPNTTN; this is encoded by the exons ATGCTAGGTGGAACGCGCAACATGTGGCTTATTG TTTTCTGTTCTCAGATCTTAGTGTGGAGTATGGGCTGGACGCTGTTTATCCTTCTGGTTGTTCTGACCGTGGTCCACGGGAACCCGACCATGACGGTCAGAACTGGGTCAGGACCAACAGTGGGGTTCGATCAACACCCAAACAGTGTTCCTCTGGGAGAGGACATACAGACCACTACAGAG GGGGAAAGCGAGGTGGTGGAGGAAGTGATGACTACTGGCGTGCTGAACCCGAGTCACTACCCTGCCCGCCGGGCAGCCACGGTGGTCCAACACTACCTGAACACCCGCTACGGCTCACCCTACAGGTGGATCTTTTTCAGCACAGTACACAGCGGCAGCTCAGAG GATGTGGCAGAGATGGGGAGGAAGTATCAACTGGAGCTTACCGTGCAGGAGATGATCAGTAAC GTTTCGGGGCAGTGCTCTGCGGAGCTCTTCTTTCcagagggagaggggcagagtGCTCCCCAGGTCCAGGCCTCCTGTGAGGGACTGCATCAAAGCAACACCACGGCTCAGGAAGAGGCCTTCTACCAGCAACACAGAGCCAGCAATAACCTAGTGTCAGGAAACAATATACCAG ACAGCTACGGTCACGTGGAGCCCAGCATGAAGCCCTTCTGGCAACTGGGGGGCGTGGCCTCCAGTTTCATCATGCTGAGGGAGTCCAATGAGAGCACGCTTTACAACATGGCCCAGGTGGCCAACTTCACACAGCTG GAGACTGAGAAGGACCAGCTGAGGTTCAACTACCATGTCCTGCTGCACGAAATGATTTCCCAG GAGATCATCCACTGGAAGCTGCTAGTCACCTGGTCCCCAGAACAGGGAGTTCAAGTCCTGCAGACTGAGCTGCAGCCAAAGTGCCACCACTGCGAGGCTCCTCCAAACACCACCAACTGA